In Cytophagia bacterium CHB2, the following are encoded in one genomic region:
- a CDS encoding proline racemase codes for MKNDFARSPHHWQPPADWQKITTIDAHAEGEPLRVIIGGFPELAGGAILAKRREAKEHWDHLRTALMWEPRGHADMYGCLLTPPVSAEADFGVLFLHNEGYSTMCGHGIIAVTKVVLETGMLPIKTPETTVKIDTPAGLVTAFARIHNGKVSSVYFRNVPSFVVALNEKVKVPGLGVIEYDLAFGGAFYAYVDVAQVGLTCTPAHFRELIDKGMMIKAAVMQSRQIEHPFEKDLNFLYGTIFIGPAEQRGAHSRNVCIFAEGEVDRSPTGTGVSGRLAIHFARGEIKLNQAIEIESIIGSRFAGRVVSTKSFGPHAAIIPEVEGRAFITGRHEFWIDPEDPLKEGFVLR; via the coding sequence ATGAAAAACGACTTCGCACGATCTCCTCACCACTGGCAGCCGCCTGCCGACTGGCAAAAAATCACCACGATTGATGCGCATGCCGAAGGCGAGCCGCTGCGGGTGATCATCGGCGGTTTTCCCGAACTCGCCGGCGGCGCCATTCTCGCGAAACGCCGCGAGGCAAAGGAACATTGGGATCATCTCCGCACCGCATTGATGTGGGAGCCGCGCGGCCATGCGGATATGTACGGCTGCCTGCTCACACCTCCGGTTTCCGCCGAAGCAGATTTCGGCGTGTTGTTTTTGCACAATGAAGGCTACAGCACGATGTGCGGGCATGGCATTATCGCGGTCACGAAAGTCGTGCTCGAAACCGGCATGCTGCCGATTAAAACGCCGGAAACCACAGTGAAGATCGACACGCCGGCGGGACTCGTGACCGCGTTTGCGCGCATTCACAACGGCAAAGTGAGCAGTGTTTATTTTCGCAACGTGCCGTCGTTCGTCGTTGCGTTAAATGAGAAAGTCAAAGTGCCGGGCTTGGGCGTGATCGAGTATGATCTCGCCTTTGGCGGTGCGTTTTATGCGTATGTCGATGTCGCGCAAGTTGGTTTGACATGTACGCCCGCGCATTTTCGCGAGTTGATCGACAAAGGCATGATGATCAAAGCCGCGGTGATGCAATCCCGGCAAATCGAACATCCCTTTGAGAAAGATCTCAATTTTCTCTACGGCACGATTTTCATCGGACCGGCGGAACAGCGGGGAGCGCACAGCCGTAACGTCTGCATCTTTGCCGAGGGCGAGGTCGATCGCAGCCCGACCGGCACCGGCGTCAGCGGCCGCTTGGCGATTCATTTTGCGCGCGGCGAGATCAAACTGAATCAAGCGATTGAGATTGAAAGCATCATCGGCAGCCGCTTCGCCGGCAGAGTCGTCAGCACGAAGTCATTCGGGCCGCATGCCGCCATCATCCCCGAAGTCGAAGGCCGCGCATTCATCACCGGGCGCCATGAATTTTGGATCGATCCCGAGGATCCGTTGAAGGAAGGTTTTGTGCTGCGATAA